The following coding sequences lie in one Rutidosis leptorrhynchoides isolate AG116_Rl617_1_P2 chromosome 6, CSIRO_AGI_Rlap_v1, whole genome shotgun sequence genomic window:
- the LOC139855232 gene encoding uncharacterized protein yields the protein MTDSEFNNELQTTTVVKLPKLRDVVLEDLSWLEYLWKSNQWRQLDLPNLTRLSIHNCKHLRHVITTSMVGSLMQLQELHVAHCRDMWVIIKVDVDDDDSERKVLLPCLKSLKLEHLRWLDGFCRGQKEFLLPSLSRLVIKQCPEISVFTSGFIAVPELKVIETNEGLIDLGEQDINSFIITNKQKKELQLNDTFLVPLSSRIQDVRILGLHISSGADRVGWIRSLEMAQQK from the exons ATGACGGAtagtgaatttaacaacgaattacaAACAACTACTGTTGTGAAACTTCCAAAACTAAGAGATGTGGTCTTAGAAGATCTGAGCTGGTTGGAATATTTATGGAAGAGCAATCAGTGGAGACAGCTGGATTTACCGAACCTGACGAGACTTTCTATTCATAACTGCAAACATTTACGACATGTAATTACAACTTCGATGGTTGGTAGTCTAATGCAACTCCAAGAGCTACATGTCGCACATTGTAGAGATATGTGGGTAATTATTAAGgtagatgttgatgatgatgactcTGAGAGAAAAGTGTTGTTACCTTGTCTAAAGTCCTTAAAACTTGAACATCTTAGGTGGTTGGATGGATTTTGCCGAGGGCAGAAGGAATTTCTGTTGCCATCATTGAGTAGGTTGGTGATCAAACAATGCCCTGAAATATCAGTTTTCACCAGCGGGTTTATTGCTGTTCCAGAGCTAAAAGTAATAGAAACAAATGAAGGCTTGATTGATTTAGGGGAACAAGACATCAACTCATTTATAATCACCAATAAACAAAAAAAG GAACTGCAGTTGAATGATACATTTCTCGTCCCACTTTCATCACGTATACAggatgttaggatattaggacttcACATTTCTTCAGGTGCAGATCGGGTTGGTTGG ATCAG ATCTTTAGAGATGGCTCAACAAAAGTAA